The Engystomops pustulosus chromosome 7, aEngPut4.maternal, whole genome shotgun sequence DNA window catttcgggggggggggcgctaaaatttgtttgttttattgagCAGAGTAGTGGTGTGACAAAATCGGAAAGGGAGAGGGAAAGACAGCAATCCTAGGTAATCACGATTTGAGTGGTGCTCGCAGCTGGGGATCCGGTGCTCAGAGTCCCATAATCAGCATAAGGAATGGTAACATCATCCAAGCATAAaaattgcaacgtttcgattccagttgaatctttctcaagcatgatgcttgagaaagattcaactggaatcgaaacgttgcaatttTTATGCTTGGATGATGTTACAATAAAGACTTTTTGGAACTGAATCGTACCGGGTGCTGTGGCTCTATCCATTCCTGGTGTGACAAAATCAGtcacctcaaaaaaaaaaaaaaaacatacacagaTGTAGGACTAGTGGATTAGGAATACCTTACGCTGCACGATCTGCATATCAATTGACTCCATCATCTATAAACCAAGAAGTGCGGTACTAACAGAGCCGCACATTAGATTTGGTTAGATAGATGAACCAGAGATACTGGTAACAGTCTAATCCATATCTAGGATCCAACAGGCTACTGGGTTCTAGTGCTCACCCTTTTGTGGACAAATTACCAACTTGGTGCTTCTGGCTTAAAAATAGTAGCTAGGCACCTTTTGTAGAAGTTGGTTAATTGATCGCCCATTCTCTACAGGCAAGTGCGGTTTATTTATAAAGACACTTTGCTACATAGTTGGATAATGCTAAAAGAGGGGAATCAATTATCTCTCTAGTGACCCCCTACTGGTGATCACTTCTATCTATGGTGCTGAATTGGAATCCACAGAAGTCCTCTGTCGGTGACTGCACACAAATTAATAGGTCCACCCCACTACTCTGTAGATTTTTAAATTTAAGTGTAGTTCACCATAAGTGTTGTGTCATTAGCaccattacaatatattttattacTAGTTCAAATAAACGCTACGTTTTAGacaaatgggtctcagtgaggtccttGAGGACCTTTTTTGTATATAACTTTCTAGAGTGGTAGAGAGACTCCTGGAATTCCCCCAGCAGTAGACAAAAATTACACAATCCTTGGGTTCTGACATTGATGAAAGATGGATACAGGTTGGAACTGACATCTTTTCCTCCGCAAAAATTCATACTCACCAGACAACCATCAGCAGAACTTACTCTCCAATTGTGGAAAGAAATTCTTTTTAAGTCTGGATGTCATCACtattctccattattattattccgGATAAGAAAACCCAACGAATCATTCAGAATATGCAACCTGAGGAACCTGAATCAATACATCCTATACGGGAATTTCAAAATGGAGACAGTAAGTTCAGCTATAACTCAGATCGATCTGGAAGCATTCATGTGCACATTCGATTTTCATGATGCCTATTACCACTTACTGATATGTGGAGCATCCCAGAAATTCCTCATGTTTGCGGTTCTCACCCCAGTGGGAATGATGTGTCATTTCTAATATCCCTTCCTTTCGGGATTTCGTTGGTTCCAAGGACTTTTTCCAAAATTATCATCGAAATAGTGgcctatttaaaaacaaaatggtaGGCATTATACCATACTTGGACGATCTCTTTATTGTTGCAAGGTCGGAGCAAGAATTGATCCAACACAGAGACCTTGCAATTGCTACTCTCGCACATCTATGCTGGGTCATAAATTGGATCACGCCTGGATCCCAGCAGGATTGCTACAAGTCTAGGCGTCTCTCTGAATTCATCACTCCAGATGTCCTTCCTTCCAGAGGTGAAGATATTAAGAATTGCTCAGGAAGTGGAAGTATTTCAGAAAAAACACAATTGTTCTATAGGAAATGCAATGAAGCCGTTAGGCCAGTTAACAGCCTGTATTCAATCGGTACAGTGGAGTCAAGCTCACACCCGCAGGATACAAAATTGGCTCCTGACTATATGGGACAAGAACCCAGCTCATCTAGATTGGAAGTTAGAAATCCCCTCAGAGGTCAAGGAATCCTTAACCTGGTGGACGTGTCAGGAAAATCTGAGAAGAGGGGTACCTTGGCATCATGGCCATTAATATCAGTTCAGACGGACGCAAGTTTATCTGGATGGTGAGCAAAGTTCAAAGAAACCTTTGCCAAGGGAATATGGCCCCTATCGGTTCAGGCCCACTCTTCAAATTATCGAGAGTTGAGAGCCGTGTGGGAATCCCTGAAAAACAATGGAGACCTAATGAAATCCTGTCATGTAAAAATCTATTCAGACAACGTTACCATGGTGGCCTATCTATGCCACCAAGGGGGCACCAAGAGTCCCGAGTTGCTTCTCCTATCAGAGAAAATCTTTTGTTGGGCAGAAGACAATCTGCTATCTCTATCTGCAGTCCACCTGAAGGGAGAGGAGAATACAATAGCAGACTATCTCAGCAGGAGATCTATTGACCAGAACGAATGGTGCCTAAACAATGGGGTCTTCCAATATCTAACTCTAAAATGGGGAACCCCAGAAATCGACCTATTTGCTACCCATTCAAATTCAAAAATGATCCATTTCTTCTTGCTAGACGTGTCAACTCCTATCATCCAACTAGATGCCTTCAGCCATCCAGGGAATGTGTCGTTAATGTATGCCTTCCCACCGATTCCTATAATCTCGAAGGTGGTGCAGAAGATTAAAAGAAAAAGGGCAAAAGTAATCCTAGTCGTTCCCTTCTGACCGAAGAGCATATGGTTCCTGTTATTTAGGAAGAGGTCTCTAGAAGAACCGATTCTCCTTCCTCGTTCAGATCTACTATTCCAGGGAATCCAAATCCACAGGTTCTCCAGTTGTAGGCTTGGATCAAGAGAAGGAGTTGCTAAAAGCCAAAGGATTCTCAGAAGGTCATAAGTCGGAAACCTGGTACTCTCGCCTTTGGAACAAATGTGTCATTTTGTGGGTCTAAGGTTCCTGACCAACATTCTCCTAACATTTCCCAGGTGTTAGACTTCCTTCAAGCAGGCTTCGACAAAGGCCTAAATACTAACTCCTTGAAGGTCCAGATATCTGCATTGAGTGCATTCTTTGATAGACCTTTGGTGGATCATCAATGGGTAAGAAGGTTTATAAAAGCCACTTCCAGACTTAAACCTACCATTAATATAGCTGTCCCCAGTTGGGATTTATCTATTGTCCTAAACTTTCTAACCGCTTCTCCGTTTGAGCCCTTGGGCTCCTAAAACATTAGCGAACTTACATTAAAATTATATCTTCTTATTGCTATAACATTGCCAGGCACATGGGGAAATACAGGTGCTTTCTACAAAAGAACCCTACCTAAAGGGGTCTGAAGGCAGGGTAACGTTAATGCTTGATAAAAATTTTGTTCCAAAGGTTTCCTCAAGCTGCCATCTAAGCCAAAATATCCTCTTGCCCACATTCTTTCAGAATCCAAAATCAAAGAAAAGGAATGGCACTCCTTGGACGTCAGGAGAATCCTTTTACCTGGTATCGACCAAAAAAATGGCAAAAGGACTCAAATATTCTTCTGCAATTCAGCAGGAAAAATAAAGGGTTTAAAGCATCCTAAACCACTCTAGCAAGATGGATTAAAACGGTTATTAAAGAATCCTATGGTTCCCAAAAAATGGTAGTTCCAGGGACGATTAGAGCTCACTCTACAAGGATCATGGCAGCTTCATGGGCTGAGAAAAGGGGAGCCTCTTTAAATGATATGTAGGGAAGCAACATGGTCAAGTCAGCTAACCTTAGTAAAACACTATAGGCTAGACATACAAAACAAGAGTTGGCCTTCGGTAGGAAAgtattacaagctgttgtccctccCTAATTTGTGAATAATTtgtctccaagtggggccgtcatggagAACACAATGGAAAATTCCACCATGTGTACTGTTGCTGTACTATTTTATCtgatatttgtatgtaagttaacATTAATTGGGTTGCATCTGCTTCCCTGTGTActtatttggtagtcactggagtGTAGATGCAGAGGGTGGGGTATTTACCTACAGTGGTCAGGGGGTCATCCTCTAAGTGGggctgtcatggtggactaattgAAACCGAATTAActgtgagaataattcccattatctggtgcagaataagactgtctagtctaaattTGCACTCTCTAACTCGGAGGCGTAGTTTGTTGCATCTATGAATATTAACCCTTTTGTTATGGTCAGCTGGTCTGTGTGGTTTGTCTGTACATAGCTTACTTTCCTACCCTTGGTAGCTGAATTTGTAGTTACTACCCCCTCTTTACTCTCTCCACTGAGACTTTAAACCTCTTTTTAATAGCACCGTATTGTCCATGAATTTCTGTCCTcttacaaaaacttttttgtgttttcaggTAACGATTAATTTCAGAGAATTTGGAGAGGCCTTGTGGATTCGAATTGCTTGTGGGAAAGATTGCATGAAGCCTAATCAGTACAGGCCTACTTTTGTTGTGTACCATACACAGACACCATATGCCTTTTTCAATGGCATTACAAGTGCTCATCGGTCGATGATTTGTCAGGTAACTACTTGGGTAATTTGTCATACCAAAACACACTGTTAAAAATTCTGTTCTACTTAATCCTCTGAAAAATATACTAGTAGTTTTTGTAGTAGAACTGTTCTTTGTTCTCCCAGGGCCTATTACTGGCTGCAGGATACAGGCATATCCAGGAGTTGGACCTGAAAAGTCGGAGCTTGGAGTCAATGCAAGACATGCTGTTCAAGAAGTTTAGTCAGGTAAGCTGTTGCCTGCCCAATATGTCTGAGGTTCTGGCTTGTAGACACTCTGCAAAGGATTAGGGCACTCCGTACAAATCTGTCTTTCATTTGAAACTTGAATTCCCATGAAGTGGCATAGTGGGGCTAATTTGTGGCTATTTGTTATTCCTCCTGGTAGGGAGCACTCCACATGtttaaaaaactgttaaagtggtttttataatgtgtattcagaaggggggcaggatattggttAACTTAACATTGTACATCTGTGGATAGTTCTGTACCGCTTTCATGATGTTAAAGTAGAGCCCCCAGTAAAAGAAATGTGTTTAATATCATCATCCAACCATTCCTGTTATGCTCCCCCTTACAGGAGCTTGTGACAGTATTCAGTCTCGGTACTGTCGCTCCTCTGTACTGTGCtagaatgacaggttcccatagagtcctccTAACTAAATCccacccttattttagctaaaagttgTTTCCCTCACAGCCCCAAAAATCGGAGCGGTACGgcaccatgcgcccattgccatctatgggggacatatatcggcaatatatacgtccccatatggcagtgtgaatgtagccaaagacTGTTTGCAATATATTGCTTCTGCTGTATACATAGAAACTTCTACATCCAAGAATACTCCTAATTCCAAACCCAAATGAATTGCTGTACTGCATGTTTTGCATTGtgtgtcatttaaaggggttttccaacgaaccacaggatagggcctaacttgctgatcagtgggggggtctcagtgcggaaacccccacacatcacgaTAACGAGGGttccgatggggtcccatgtacctctgtCCTACCcgtcgttttcatgatctgcattgagaccccaactgatcagcaagttgggccctatcctaacccctttaatgagattCTGGTACATATGTTTTATTAAATTGTCTTCCCCATATAATTACAGCATTCTGGAGCCCCTGCTCTTCTACACTTCCCATATAGTTGCTAGTATACATTTAGTAACAGAATGACTGACTACAACACAACAGACTGTTGAGACTATGGGCATTGTAATGCCCAATTGTCTATTTATAGATTTTGAGAAGTGAAAGAACAGCTTTTTGCATAATTACAATGTACTCCAGAATAGATTCGTGGGGAATAAACATATGACTGTAGAGGTGGCTGCTTCCTTATTAGTAACATTATCTGCAGCCCTATATCTAATAGATGTGTTTCTGAAACCAGTGTTGATTCTCCTCTTTTCAGGCCTGGTTCTAAACATCTTCAGCAGGTGGGAAAAGTCTTCAGCACTGTATCATGAGCAGCTGTATGATAAGGTAAATTCCAGTATATGGATTTCTTTCCCACCTACTGTTAAACTTTAGAATCACTTCTGAATACATATGTATACTGTTTTCCCACACACATTTGAGATGCCGGGTCCTGAATTGCTGATTTCATTGTGACAGCTCCAGCATCTCCGCCTTCATGTCCCTATGATTTATCAATTTGAAGTTTTCTTTGCCACAGAACACTGCAATGACGGCAGTGAACAATGCTGCTCTATTAACTTCTTTAGTAATctacaatgtaaacacaatgggggacatttatcagggcttgtacaccagtttacAAAACCTGAAGTAATCCCATTTCCTTGCGAACTGCCAGGAATTGCagttattttcccctttacaccACCTTCACCCCAAGCCTGAACAGTCACTGGTAATAGTGCTATTCTGTGCCAAACAGGACATAGAATTGTCCGCCATCATATCTTATTTATGTTTAGTACATTTTGACTTTTTAAATATCCTCACATAGATTTGTCTATTTTGGTGTTTTCCGTTAATACGGATTGTATAATCTTTTCTTCTATAATCTCCTTTTTCTTTTATATGCAGCCATTTCAATCACATCATCCAAGATCACTTCCAGAAAAAAGCTGCACTCCTGCAATTGGTAAGAactcatgtaatatacacaggacTGTATTGTAGGGATTCAAATGTTGGACTCCCTGCTATGATGCAAAATCAACAGCTGTTGTGGCTTTTCTATATTATTATCTGAATGagaaatatacagggggagatttatcatacgacggcgtcctgcctcttgatgtatctgcgaGCTTGGCTGCATAGCATTCATTTCTACATCAGGTCCTACCTGGCATAGCAATATGTGCAGCAGGCAAACGCCCCTGCTGGCTAAGCCTCCTTGATGTGGAGATGTCATAAAggtggaaataatcacaattatttcagagcttctacTCCAGATTTCTGGTTGAGTAGCTCTGATAAATTTCAGGTAATTTTAGTGTTTTCAGGACCAGCTGATTAATGGGTCCATGGCGTCCAAAAAGTGGCTGTGACCATGAATAGCATTACAGCTTATTCAGAATATTTTGTAATAATTGATCTTTTACCTACCAGTGGATAAAAAAGTATCTTATGAGAATATAAAAGAAAAGGAACGGATACAGCATGTGATGCATGAAACATTTGGAGATGGCCCCCTTCCAAAGCTAGAGTATGCTGCATATAAGGTAAGCATTTGGTGGAGGTGATGGGAGGGGTTACACTTACTCCTTCAGTCTTCAACCTATACAGCAAAAGAAGTTCCAGAAGTGCCTATTGACTCGACACCATTATCCGCTGATCTTTTATTTGCAGCAGGTACACAACCACAACTGTATAGTCATGTAGCAAATGTGATCATGTACTGTACTATTGGCATCAATATTTTCAATGGGTAGCAGTGATAACAGGACTACTGCTAGTTAAGACAGAGGAGTAAAGAGTGTaggaatatacagaatatatataatttttgtatttttttttttatagtatctttatgaaaacaaaacatttcataattttttttacctcGCTGACCCAGACAATTGCTGACTATGCTTTTACATAACCTTACTATCAATCAGCTGGAAACCTCATTCAATGGAGAACCTGGTATTGCTGAGAAAATTGAACCCTTCCGGTGTCTTGTCAAGTTCTCTGGTCCTCATCTTCTGGAATCCTTCAGAACCCTTGCACCATCAGGTAACCTGGACAAAATGTATAGCTTTCTGTGTATCTGCATGATGCATGGGTGTTGCATTTATTTGATGTATTTGTTTTCACAGGTTTAGCAGAAGCACCACTTTCAAGTCTATTGACCTGCATACCCCACAGAGGAAGAAATATATTTAAGATCACAGAGAAGAAACAACCCAGCAACAGTCAAGCTGTAAACTAAAGACTTCATGATACCCATTGCGGCACCCCGCCTGGATGCAGCTACGTAATAAGAATATGGGTTGTAATATTTTTGATATTCCTCCTCAAGTGACCATCAGCTTGCACCGATATCCAGGATTTCCAGCAGGTTCAACTGATACTCAGAAGTACAACCAGCCACATTATAAGTGTTAAATGTACTGGAGAACAGGAAATTATGTATAATAGAAAAGCAGTGTTTGTTCTCTGGTTTATCTGCTTTGTTTACTGCCATtttaatgtgtatatatttggCATTAAATGCAATATGCTGGTCCTGGACTGTATACTTCATTATTGCTTAATAACCTTCAATTTTCACAACTTTTATTTGGCAGGGTATTTTAAGGTTATATTTGCCCAATGGTATTCTTCATTCCTGTTTTCGGTACCCTCACATCTGCCTTTAGTGTTTCCAAGAATAACACTTACTGCTTTTGCCACAAAGGAGACCCCGATTGATTGTGTAAGGAATAGCACCGTGTTCCCGGCAGAAGGCCAAGCCAAGCAGCCTCCGTGTAAATATGATTTTAGTCAGATGCACCAGGTTTCCACTTATGACATTTTGTATCATCTGCACTTGTTGGGTATTGCAGGGTGTCTCACACACCTGCACATCTGAGAATTAGATTTATGGCTTTTGATGTCATGTCACGTGTTGCATGTCTATCAGAGCAACTGAATCTTTTTAATCTTTAAGTGTTTGTGAAAGGAATGATAATCCACAATTGTTTATAGAGTCCGATATATGGAACGGCGTTGATGAGAGCTGGCGCCCATGTAGAGCCTGGGAACCCTCTGATGCcctgtgtatgtatattgttATATCACATTTGCTGGCCTTTCTGCATGGGGTGTTGAATTTATAataatatgctgtatatataaacTGTTTTACATTTGTTGCATTCTTCAATACACCCATGCATTGTACCAAGTGTGTGCGTGTACATTTTTATCTTGATATGTTTCTGTTACCTCAGCAATACAGTGTAATTAAAGATTTTATTTATAAACCGTAAACATCTGCATAAAATCTGAAGCTGTTGGTAAATAAGTTGTGTGAATCTTGCAAAAAATACTTTAGAACACTAGTAGTCGCTTGTTTTTCTTCtttcacaattttattttatttatttttttggattaGTTTTGTAAAAATGGGTTTAGGGTATTGTTTGGCACATGTCATGACGTGGTCAGAAGAGACTGTAAGATCTGTTACAATACTTATAACAAATAGGCAACTATGGCCTGAATGGAATCTCATTAGTTTCAACCATAATAAACTAGACTGTATTGGGTATGGGCTCCGGAgatctgtgtagtagtagcagaactgtgaaaagtgAGCGGCCTCTTTGCAAATGCTCAATTATATCTGCCTGAAGATCTTTAGGTTCTTTACAAAAAACttttccacagcccctccctaGTGTTATGAATaactgctgtaagtatccaacgAAAATCTTAATAGAGCACCTACTACTAGCAGACCGCTCAAATGCCTTCTTGATATAAGAAGGATCTTCATGTCGGTGAAAGTCGCTATTTTCATTCCACTACTTGCTTCATTGAGTAGTGACTCTACTACAGCTGGTGCACAACAGACCCTTCTAACAATCTTCTGCTCCAGTATCATTACCTCCCAGACCCCATTCAAAGACTGTTTGTTCAGGGACGATTGCCGTTGCATTTCTACAGTAAACACAAAGGTATCGTTacacagggacaatacccaacactgtctgcagctttgtatggttagAACTGCTGACAGACTCCCTTTGAGTGTAGTTTTCCTGCAGGTGCTTGAGGTTGCTTTGAATTGTAATTAGAAACCTAATTCAAGCACAGGGGAGGAGTTTCCTGGTCGCAGGTGCGTTTTAGACCTAAACCCATTCGTCTATTtgcatatgatgaattttctggcTGCGCGCAGGAAAAAAGTGTTTGGGTGTGTAGGAACCTTATACTGTGGACTTTCCAGACAGAATCGGTGTGTGAGATAGATGAAGCAGATGCAATGACCTGAAAgttaccactagatgtcactctaACACTTCCCATGATACTAGTTTTACTGTTGGGCCTGTAAAGTGCAAGTTTACAACCAGCAAGGGGAACCAGTCCACCTTTGCCTGTGAAGTTTGGTGTGACTGCAGAATCTTATACAACGACTGCATTACTCAAAGTGACCCAAATGGAGCAGACACATCAGTGAGTTACTATAACTGTTGCTGGTTCATTTGTCATTTCTTGAGTGGGTTTTGTCAGGTATAAAGCACTGGATACTTAATACTTGTGATTCTGCCATTTCAGAacttggagaaaagaaagaaggcaAGTGTTATGGAGAATGCCTGCCTGCTAATTGAGAACATTTATCATTAATGCAGCTTTTTGCACTGTCTGGCAGATTTTATTACtgtgatttttattgaaatatcTGCCTTAAAGGGTTTTGCCTATGAAGGAATGTTCTCAATTTttaatcccatagtgatgtttaaccccttaacgacttggccttttttagttttttcactcaccaacttcaaaaatctataacttttttatttttccacata harbors:
- the CENPN gene encoding centromere protein N isoform X1, which produces MAPTPGSAKKARRESISAMDECLSEFIKRMIVRMPLAEVPATLKMWGFLAEKDLQSLTLWKSKEGLAMEIVNLCESKKATIDHAADLDIVYYHINSKKKLWCVYQMSVLSDSEMNVTDVAKFQAIFKKSVYSVLKNVTINFREFGEALWIRIACGKDCMKPNQYRPTFVVYHTQTPYAFFNGITSAHRSMICQGLLLAAGYRHIQELDLKSRSLESMQDMLFKKFSQPFQSHHPRSLPEKSCTPAIVDKKVSYENIKEKERIQHVMHETFGDGPLPKLEYAAYKLETSFNGEPGIAEKIEPFRCLVKFSGPHLLESFRTLAPSGLAEAPLSSLLTCIPHRGRNIFKITEKKQPSNSQAVN
- the CENPN gene encoding centromere protein N isoform X3, encoding MAPTPGSAKKARRESISAMDECLSEFIKRMIVRMPLAEVPATLKMWGFLAEKDLQSLTLWKSKEGLAMEIVNLCESKKATIDHAADLDIVYYHINSKKKLWCVYQMSVLSDSEMNVTDVAKFQAIFKKSVYSVLKNVTINFREFGEALWIRIACGKDCMKPNQYRPTFVVYHTQTPYAFFNGITSAHRSMICQGLLLAAGYRHIQELDLKSRSLESMQDMLFKKFSQPFQSHHPRSLPEKSCTPAIVDKKVSYENIKEKERIQHVMHETFGDGPLPKLEYAAYKTIADYAFT
- the CENPN gene encoding centromere protein N isoform X2 codes for the protein MDECLSEFIKRMIVRMPLAEVPATLKMWGFLAEKDLQSLTLWKSKEGLAMEIVNLCESKKATIDHAADLDIVYYHINSKKKLWCVYQMSVLSDSEMNVTDVAKFQAIFKKSVYSVLKNVTINFREFGEALWIRIACGKDCMKPNQYRPTFVVYHTQTPYAFFNGITSAHRSMICQGLLLAAGYRHIQELDLKSRSLESMQDMLFKKFSQPFQSHHPRSLPEKSCTPAIVDKKVSYENIKEKERIQHVMHETFGDGPLPKLEYAAYKLETSFNGEPGIAEKIEPFRCLVKFSGPHLLESFRTLAPSGLAEAPLSSLLTCIPHRGRNIFKITEKKQPSNSQAVN